Proteins co-encoded in one Longimicrobiales bacterium genomic window:
- a CDS encoding DUF302 domain-containing protein — protein MNDITLSYGFGTRIDVPYDAAVERVREALATEGFGVLTEIDVRATLKKKLDVEFRPYIILGACNPPLAHRALTAELDIGLLLPCNVVVYAENDDSSVVSIMDPVPALGLTGRDDIRPLAEDVRARMQRVLQRVQE, from the coding sequence TGTCCTACGGATTCGGTACCCGCATCGACGTGCCGTATGATGCTGCAGTCGAGCGCGTGCGCGAGGCGCTCGCGACGGAAGGCTTCGGGGTGCTCACCGAAATCGACGTGCGTGCAACACTGAAGAAGAAGCTGGACGTCGAGTTCCGCCCCTACATCATCCTGGGCGCATGCAACCCGCCACTCGCGCACCGCGCTCTCACGGCAGAGCTCGACATCGGTCTGCTGCTGCCGTGCAACGTCGTCGTGTATGCGGAGAATGACGACAGCAGTGTCGTCAGCATCATGGACCCGGTCCCCGCCCTGGGGCTGACCGGACGTGACGATATCCGGCCACTGGCAGAGGACGTCCGGGCACGCATGCAGCGCGTGCTGCAGCGCGTTCAGGAATGA